The Marinomonas profundi DNA segment CTTTGATCTCTTGCCAAGCTCAATCCAGCAGGATGTGTTACTTGATCTTGCCACCATTACCAATATGGCTGAGCACAAAAACGGCCTTTGGTACACAGACGGCGGAGAAGCACTAGACGCCACCGCATTAGTGGACAGCATAGGAGAATCCCTTCTTGCTCGAACACTGATACGACGCATACACCCAAGCTTATTTGATGTAGACCATGTTGTGCTGCACAAGTCCACGACACTGCAAGCAGCACACCAAGACGAAAAACTCAGCTTTACCGTTAAATCACGCTCTTTACCTAATGAACGCCCAACCAATTGGCAGGTAACCGAGCTTGACAATGGACTAAGCGAAGTCGTAGTAGATGGCAACTTAGAAACCTTTATTAAAGACACCCGCCCACTTTCTGTTAAAGCGGCCGGACAATTGCCAACAGGGTTCGACCCTTCCAAGCTCTATCAAAGCCGAAACCATCCTCGCGGCCTGCAAATGACCGTGTATGGCGCGTCTGATGCGATCAAAAGCAGTGGTATTGATTGGGAGCTCATTCGCAGCAAAGTCGCTCCCGATAAAATGGCGGTTTATGCCGCTAACTCGATTGGTCAAATGGATGACCTAGGTTTTGGCGGCATGCTGAAGTCCGCCCTAATGGGCAAACGCACCACCTCAAAACACCTACCACTTGGCTATGCTCAAATGCCCGCCGACTTTGTCAATGCCTATATTTTAGGCAGTGTGGGCAATGTAGGTACCGCGATTGGCGCCTGCGCAACGTATTTTTTCAATTTGGAAAAAGCCATCGACGGCATCAAAAGCGGGAAGTTTCGAGTCGCCATGGTAGGCGGTAGCGATGCGCCCATCACGCCTGAAATTATCGAAGGATTCCGCACCATGGGCGCCCTAGCAGAAGACACCGCTCTGCTAGCACTTGACCAAATCACCAATCAAGAGGAACCAGACCACACCCGCAGCTGTCGACCATTTGCGCAAAACTGTGGCTTTACTATTGGTGAATCCAGTCAGTGGACCCTGCTCATGGACGATGAGCTTGCCATCGAACTGGGAGCACAAATATTTGGCGCCATCCCCGCGGTGTTTTCGCACGCTGATGGCCATAAGAAATCCATTTCAGCACCCGGTATTGGCAATTATTTAACCATGAGCAAAGCCATGGCTTACCTGCAAAATATCATCGGTAATGACGGCTTAACACAACGTACTTTTATTCAAGCCCATGGCACCAGTACACCACAAAATAGAATCACTGAATCTCACGTGCTGAGTAAAGCCGCCACCAGCTTTGGAGCAACCGCCATGCCGGTTGTTGCGATGAAGGCGTTTCTTGGACACTCTCAAGGCACCGCCGGTGGCGATCAGCTGCATTTATCATTGGGCGTATGGAAAGACGGCATTTTACCTGGCATCACCACATCGCACGCCATTGCGGACGATGTTTATCAAGACGGTTTAAAATTTCAGCTTAAACATGAAGTTTACGGAAAAGACTATTTTGATGCGGCATTACTAAACTCGAAAGGCTTCGGCGGCAACAATGCAACAGCGGTGCTATTATCCCCAGCTCAAACCATGAAAATGCTGAAAAAACGCTATGACGCTGAAGCGCTTGACGTATACCAAGCCAAAAACACCGAAGTAATAGCCACTGCAGAAGAATACAACCAAGCCACAATTCGCGGCGAAACCTTACCTATTTATAAGTTTGGCTTTAACGTGCTAGGCGGCGAAGAATTGGCGATCACCGATCAGGCCATCCATTTACCGGGTTACGAAATGCCTGTTACATTAAACTTGGACAATGACTTTAGCGACCTGAAATAAGCCTAACTTAGCCAACACAGAAGACTCACTGTCGCTGTGTTGGCTAGCCTTCAAGCAAATACCTTCCTACGTCATCGAGCCAAGTTCATCTTGCAAAAACGCCAATAACAATCGTGTTTTTATCGACATCAATTTACGTTGTGGATAAATAGCGTAAAAGGAAAATTCATAACCTTTGTAATGTGGCAATATATTCACCAACTTGCCAGATTCAATGTGTTTTGCGACCAAAAAATCAGGCTGATAGATGATGCCTAACCCCGCCAATGCAAATCGTGTTAAGGCGCTGCCATTATTTGTTCTCAATACACCCGAGACCCTCACGGTACGAAGCGCCCCCTCTTCATCCGTTAATGACCAGCGATCCGGCGCTTGGGCGTTGCCGTATAGCAGGCATGAATGATCTTTCAACTCGTCTAAGTGTGTCGGCATCCCATGCGCCAAAACATAGTC contains these protein-coding regions:
- a CDS encoding beta-ketoacyl synthase, with amino-acid sequence MARLPVIVGFGGINSAGRTSSHQAYRRIVFDLLPSSIQQDVLLDLATITNMAEHKNGLWYTDGGEALDATALVDSIGESLLARTLIRRIHPSLFDVDHVVLHKSTTLQAAHQDEKLSFTVKSRSLPNERPTNWQVTELDNGLSEVVVDGNLETFIKDTRPLSVKAAGQLPTGFDPSKLYQSRNHPRGLQMTVYGASDAIKSSGIDWELIRSKVAPDKMAVYAANSIGQMDDLGFGGMLKSALMGKRTTSKHLPLGYAQMPADFVNAYILGSVGNVGTAIGACATYFFNLEKAIDGIKSGKFRVAMVGGSDAPITPEIIEGFRTMGALAEDTALLALDQITNQEEPDHTRSCRPFAQNCGFTIGESSQWTLLMDDELAIELGAQIFGAIPAVFSHADGHKKSISAPGIGNYLTMSKAMAYLQNIIGNDGLTQRTFIQAHGTSTPQNRITESHVLSKAATSFGATAMPVVAMKAFLGHSQGTAGGDQLHLSLGVWKDGILPGITTSHAIADDVYQDGLKFQLKHEVYGKDYFDAALLNSKGFGGNNATAVLLSPAQTMKMLKKRYDAEALDVYQAKNTEVIATAEEYNQATIRGETLPIYKFGFNVLGGEELAITDQAIHLPGYEMPVTLNLDNDFSDLK